A window from Deltaproteobacteria bacterium GWC2_65_14 encodes these proteins:
- a CDS encoding 3-deoxy-8-phosphooctulonate synthase, with the protein MERVAIAGRFQAGAGCPPLFIAGPCVLESEPLALAVADALAVLVSRLKIQAVFKGSFDKANRSARDSYRGPGLAEGLRILGRVRERTGLPVTTDIHEPRQAKPAAEVVDMLQIPAFLCRQTDLLLAAGETGLPVNIKKGQFMAPWDMANAVEKVASTGNRSVLVTERGTTFGYNNLVVDFRGIPAVREAVCPVLFDATHSVQLPGGAGRASAGDRRYVGPLARAAVAAGADGVFLEIHPDPERALSDGPNSLPLDDLEPLLRTLLAIRSAVEATGGAGPAGRGSQRSGG; encoded by the coding sequence ATCGAGCGGGTCGCGATCGCCGGGAGGTTCCAGGCCGGAGCCGGCTGTCCGCCCCTGTTCATCGCGGGTCCCTGCGTTCTCGAGTCGGAGCCGCTCGCCCTTGCGGTCGCCGATGCGCTCGCCGTTCTCGTCTCCCGCCTGAAGATCCAGGCGGTCTTCAAGGGATCGTTCGACAAGGCGAACCGGTCGGCCCGGGACTCCTACCGGGGGCCGGGCCTCGCGGAAGGGCTGCGCATCCTCGGGAGGGTCAGGGAACGGACCGGCCTGCCGGTGACGACCGATATCCACGAGCCGCGCCAGGCGAAGCCGGCCGCGGAGGTGGTCGACATGCTCCAGATCCCCGCCTTCCTCTGCCGGCAGACCGACCTGCTCCTGGCCGCGGGGGAGACGGGACTTCCGGTGAACATCAAGAAGGGGCAGTTCATGGCCCCGTGGGACATGGCGAACGCCGTGGAGAAGGTGGCCTCGACCGGCAACCGGTCGGTCCTGGTGACCGAGCGGGGGACCACCTTCGGATACAACAACCTGGTGGTCGACTTCCGGGGGATCCCTGCGGTCCGGGAGGCGGTCTGCCCGGTCCTTTTCGACGCCACCCACAGCGTTCAGCTTCCCGGGGGGGCCGGGCGCGCGTCGGCCGGCGACCGGCGGTACGTGGGGCCCCTCGCCCGGGCGGCGGTGGCGGCAGGGGCCGACGGGGTCTTTCTCGAGATCCACCCCGACCCGGAGCGGGCCCTCTCCGACGGCCCCAACAGCCTCCCGCTGGACGACCTGGAGCCGCTCCTGCGGACCCTCCTGGCGATCCGGAGCGCCGTGGAGGCGACGGGGGGAGCGGGCCCGGCGGGCCGCGGGTCCCAGCGGTCCGGGGGGTGA
- a CDS encoding 3-isopropylmalate dehydrogenase: MKKICVFPGDGIGPEVAREALSVLRTVEELHGRKLFECEEELLGGASYDAHGVPMTERALRLAASSDAVLLGAVGGPKWDSLPFEVRPERALLGLRKQLGLFANLRPAKVYGPLLDASPLRRELVEGIDLLVVRELTGGIYFGEPRGVRMIDGVETGINTLVYTRPEIERVARVAFELARKRKRQVTSVDKSNVLEATELWRRVVSEVHEREFRDVGLSHMLVDNCAMQLIRRPGQFDVIVTTNLFGDILTDEASMITGSIGMLPSASLGGAVGLYEPIHGSAPDIAGKGVANPLAAILSVAMMLEYTLAMSGEAGRIERAVERVLAEGYRTADIYREGPGIRRVGTEEIGEQVRRILRTSG; this comes from the coding sequence ATGAAAAAAATCTGCGTCTTTCCCGGGGACGGGATCGGCCCGGAGGTGGCGCGGGAAGCGCTCTCCGTGCTGCGGACGGTCGAGGAGCTGCACGGGAGGAAGCTCTTCGAGTGCGAGGAGGAGCTGCTGGGGGGAGCTTCCTACGACGCGCACGGCGTCCCGATGACCGAGCGGGCGCTCCGGCTCGCCGCCTCCTCCGACGCCGTCCTCCTCGGGGCGGTCGGGGGGCCGAAGTGGGACTCCCTGCCGTTCGAGGTGCGGCCCGAGAGAGCGCTGCTCGGACTCCGGAAGCAGCTCGGGCTCTTCGCGAACCTGCGCCCCGCGAAGGTGTACGGTCCGCTGCTCGACGCCTCGCCCCTGCGGCGGGAGCTGGTGGAGGGGATCGATCTCCTGGTCGTGCGCGAGCTGACCGGAGGGATCTACTTCGGGGAGCCGCGCGGGGTGCGGATGATCGACGGCGTCGAGACGGGGATCAACACCTTGGTGTACACCCGCCCCGAGATCGAGCGGGTCGCGCGGGTCGCCTTCGAGCTGGCACGCAAGCGGAAGAGGCAGGTGACCTCCGTCGACAAGTCGAACGTCCTGGAGGCGACCGAGCTCTGGAGGAGAGTCGTCTCCGAGGTGCACGAGCGGGAGTTCCGAGACGTCGGCCTCTCCCACATGCTGGTGGACAACTGCGCGATGCAGCTGATCCGCCGGCCGGGGCAGTTCGACGTGATCGTGACCACGAACCTCTTCGGGGACATCCTGACGGACGAGGCGTCGATGATCACCGGGTCGATCGGGATGCTCCCCTCGGCCTCGCTGGGGGGGGCGGTCGGCCTCTACGAGCCGATCCACGGGAGCGCCCCGGACATCGCGGGGAAGGGAGTGGCAAACCCACTGGCCGCGATACTTTCCGTGGCGATGATGCTAGAATACACGCTTGCCATGTCCGGGGAGGCGGGCCGGATCGAGCGGGCGGTGGAGCGGGTGCTCGCCGAGGGGTACCGGACCGCGGACATTTACCGGGAGGGCCCGGGGATCCGGCGGGTGGGCACGGAGGAGATCGGCGAACAGGTGCGGCGAATTCTACGGACGAGCGGATGA
- a CDS encoding 30S ribosomal protein S9, whose translation MAQQTKVYATGKRKTSVARVYLSPGSGRISVNGRDFEEYFPGLALRAIVVQPLVLTGRRQSVDVAVNIRGGGPASQADSVKYGIARALQVENPELRPALKRAGFLTRDARIKERKKYGRPGARKRFQFSKR comes from the coding sequence ATGGCACAGCAGACGAAAGTGTACGCAACGGGAAAGCGCAAGACATCGGTCGCCCGGGTCTACCTGAGCCCCGGGAGCGGCCGGATCAGCGTGAACGGGCGGGATTTCGAGGAGTATTTCCCGGGCCTCGCACTCCGGGCGATCGTGGTGCAGCCGCTCGTGCTCACCGGGAGGCGCCAGAGCGTCGACGTGGCGGTGAACATCCGGGGAGGCGGTCCGGCGTCCCAGGCCGACTCCGTGAAGTACGGCATCGCCAGGGCGCTGCAGGTCGAGAACCCCGAGCTGCGTCCGGCGCTCAAGCGGGCCGGCTTCCTGACCCGGGACGCCCGGATCAAGGAGCGGAAGAAATACGGCCGCCCCGGGGCCCGCAAACGGTTCCAGTTCTCCAAGCGGTAA
- a CDS encoding N-acetyl-gamma-glutamyl-phosphate reductase, which yields MTRVAIFGATGYTGFELIRLLLSHARARITALSSEQHSGQPVERAFFPFRGSLGGVRFGKMEEMLGEKFDAAFLALPHTVSQSVAGKLLERGVRVIDLSADFRFRSPAEYEAVYGVRHGHPGLLGKAVYGLPEVYRAKLRKAPLAAVPGCFPTAVVLALYPLLREGLIERQGIVADCKTGVSGGGRSPAPGFHYPEVEGGVRPYGLPRHRHNAEMDQELSLAAGEPVAVTFVPHLLPMVRGILATCYAVARPKVTRKEIDRAFRKAYGKEPFLRVCPDGVLPSTKDVRGSNRCDLAVSHDALSRRVIAVAAIDNLVKGASGAAVQCFNLMMGHPEEEGLRQATLFP from the coding sequence ATGACCAGGGTAGCCATATTCGGGGCGACGGGATACACCGGGTTCGAGCTGATCCGGCTGCTGCTGTCCCACGCGCGGGCGAGGATCACGGCGCTCTCCTCCGAACAGCACTCCGGCCAGCCGGTGGAGCGGGCCTTCTTCCCCTTCCGCGGCAGCCTCGGCGGGGTCCGGTTCGGGAAGATGGAGGAGATGCTCGGGGAGAAGTTCGACGCGGCCTTTCTCGCCCTTCCGCACACGGTGTCCCAGTCGGTCGCCGGGAAACTGCTCGAGCGGGGGGTCCGGGTGATCGATCTCTCGGCCGATTTCCGGTTCCGCAGCCCCGCGGAGTACGAGGCGGTCTACGGCGTGAGGCACGGGCACCCCGGCCTCCTGGGGAAGGCGGTGTACGGCCTCCCCGAGGTCTACCGGGCGAAGCTGCGGAAGGCGCCGCTGGCGGCGGTCCCAGGCTGCTTCCCCACCGCGGTCGTCCTGGCGCTCTACCCCCTCCTGCGGGAGGGGCTGATCGAGCGGCAGGGGATCGTGGCGGACTGCAAGACCGGGGTTTCCGGCGGGGGAAGGAGCCCGGCGCCCGGGTTCCACTACCCGGAGGTGGAGGGGGGAGTGAGGCCTTACGGTCTGCCCCGCCACCGGCACAACGCGGAGATGGACCAGGAGCTCTCCCTCGCCGCCGGGGAACCGGTCGCGGTCACCTTCGTCCCGCACCTCCTCCCGATGGTCCGCGGGATCCTGGCCACCTGCTACGCCGTCGCGCGGCCGAAGGTCACGCGGAAGGAGATCGACCGGGCGTTCCGGAAGGCTTACGGGAAGGAGCCGTTCCTGCGGGTCTGCCCGGACGGGGTCCTTCCCTCCACGAAGGATGTGCGGGGAAGCAACCGCTGCGACCTGGCGGTTTCCCACGACGCCTTGAGCCGGCGGGTGATCGCGGTCGCGGCGATCGACAACCTGGTGAAGGGGGCCTCGGGCGCCGCCGTCCAGTGCTTCAATCTCATGATGGGCCATCCGGAGGAGGAAGGTCTGCGGCAGGCGACGCTGTTCCCGTGA
- a CDS encoding aspartate-semialdehyde dehydrogenase: protein MSGKRYNVAVAGATGAVGEVMLQVLEQRKFPMGNLRLLASERSVGKRLRFRGEEVPVELLQKSAFQGIDIALFSAGASRSKEFAQAAWEAGAVVVDNSSAFRMEPGIPLVVPEINPEAVAQYRNRGIVANPNCTTIITIMPLKPLHDFGTLRRVVASSYQATSGAGAKAMAELVSQTKAFTYGEKMEISAFKHQIAFNVIPHIDAFLDNGYTKEEMKMTNEGRKILGIPDLRVTCTTVRVPVLTAHSISVNAQFERKITREKARELIAMFPGCQVMDDPAANVYPMPLFCAGKDDCYVGRIREDESAENCLNFWVCGDQLRKGAALNAVQIMEVLAAKHLRPAHA, encoded by the coding sequence ATGAGCGGGAAACGGTACAACGTGGCGGTGGCCGGCGCGACCGGCGCGGTGGGGGAAGTGATGCTCCAGGTGCTGGAACAGCGGAAGTTCCCGATGGGGAATCTCCGCCTCCTGGCCTCGGAGAGATCGGTCGGCAAACGTCTCCGGTTCCGGGGCGAGGAGGTCCCGGTCGAGCTCCTCCAGAAGAGCGCGTTCCAGGGGATCGACATCGCCCTCTTCTCGGCGGGGGCGTCCCGGAGCAAGGAGTTCGCCCAGGCGGCCTGGGAGGCGGGAGCCGTGGTGGTCGACAACTCCTCCGCCTTCCGGATGGAGCCCGGTATCCCCCTGGTGGTCCCGGAGATCAACCCGGAGGCGGTCGCACAGTACCGGAACCGCGGGATCGTCGCGAACCCGAACTGCACGACGATCATCACGATCATGCCGCTGAAGCCGCTGCACGACTTCGGAACGCTCCGGCGGGTGGTGGCCTCCTCCTATCAGGCGACCTCGGGAGCGGGGGCCAAGGCGATGGCGGAGCTCGTCAGCCAGACGAAGGCCTTCACGTACGGGGAGAAGATGGAGATCTCGGCCTTCAAGCACCAGATCGCCTTCAACGTGATCCCCCACATCGACGCCTTCCTGGACAACGGCTACACGAAGGAAGAGATGAAGATGACGAACGAGGGGCGGAAGATCCTGGGGATCCCCGACCTGCGGGTGACCTGCACCACCGTCCGGGTGCCGGTGCTGACGGCCCACTCGATCTCGGTGAACGCCCAGTTCGAGAGGAAGATCACCCGGGAGAAGGCGCGCGAGCTGATCGCGATGTTCCCGGGGTGCCAGGTGATGGACGACCCGGCGGCCAACGTCTACCCGATGCCGCTGTTCTGCGCGGGGAAGGACGACTGCTACGTCGGGAGGATCCGGGAGGACGAAAGCGCGGAGAACTGCCTGAACTTCTGGGTCTGCGGGGACCAGCTCCGCAAGGGGGCGGCTCTGAACGCCGTCCAGATCATGGAGGTTCTGGCCGCGAAGCACCTGCGGCCCGCCCACGCGTAA
- a CDS encoding phosphatidylserine decarboxylase encodes MGRERQGRGGGMIAPEGVPFLLAGALLTLVAGLLWPKLLPVTLAGILLTGFVGWFFRNPDRTPPSVPGSVISPADGSIVYCGEVPPGRYFDEPGKQVSVFMSVLDVHVNRAPVDGKVLAVRYHPGKFLVASVDKASLENEQNGVLIETPAGQRVAYVQIAGLIARRVVCDLSEGDSVRQGQRVGMIRFGSRVDLLMPASAELRVRKGDRVRAGETVVGVLR; translated from the coding sequence ATGGGGCGGGAACGGCAGGGCCGGGGCGGCGGCATGATCGCCCCGGAGGGGGTCCCCTTTCTCCTGGCCGGGGCCCTCCTGACGCTCGTCGCCGGACTCCTGTGGCCGAAACTCCTGCCCGTCACCCTGGCCGGGATCCTGCTCACGGGGTTCGTCGGCTGGTTCTTCCGGAACCCGGACCGGACCCCTCCTTCCGTTCCCGGTTCCGTGATCTCCCCGGCCGATGGTAGTATAGTGTATTGCGGCGAAGTCCCGCCGGGGCGGTACTTCGACGAGCCGGGGAAGCAGGTGAGCGTGTTCATGTCGGTCTTGGACGTCCACGTGAACCGGGCCCCGGTGGACGGGAAGGTGCTCGCCGTGCGCTACCACCCGGGGAAGTTCCTGGTGGCCAGCGTCGACAAGGCCTCCCTGGAGAACGAGCAGAACGGGGTCCTGATCGAGACCCCCGCGGGACAGCGGGTCGCCTACGTGCAGATCGCGGGGCTGATCGCCCGGCGGGTGGTCTGCGACCTTTCCGAGGGGGATTCGGTCCGGCAGGGCCAGAGGGTGGGAATGATCCGCTTCGGGTCGCGTGTGGACCTCCTGATGCCGGCTTCGGCCGAGCTCCGGGTCCGGAAGGGGGACCGGGTGCGGGCCGGGGAGACGGTGGTGGGGGTGCTGCGGTGA
- the leuD gene encoding 3-isopropylmalate dehydratase small subunit (catalyzes the isomerization between 2-isopropylmalate and 3-isopropylmalate in leucine biosynthesis), which translates to MELQGKAWKYGDDVDTDVIIPARYLNTTDPAELARHCMEDIDPGFASKVSPGDILVAGKNFGCGSSREHAPIAIKACGVAAVVARSFARIFYRNAFNMGLPIFEAPQAVDAIEAGDLLSIDMRAGTLRNRTKGTEYRIVPVPPFMQELVSAGGLLNYTVARRKGASSR; encoded by the coding sequence ATGGAGCTGCAAGGCAAGGCGTGGAAGTACGGGGACGACGTGGACACCGACGTCATCATCCCGGCGCGGTATCTGAACACCACCGACCCCGCGGAGCTGGCGCGCCACTGCATGGAGGACATCGACCCGGGGTTCGCGTCGAAGGTCTCTCCGGGGGACATCCTCGTGGCGGGGAAGAACTTCGGGTGCGGCTCCTCCCGGGAGCATGCCCCCATCGCGATCAAGGCCTGCGGGGTCGCCGCGGTGGTCGCCCGATCCTTCGCGCGGATCTTCTACCGGAACGCCTTCAACATGGGGCTCCCGATCTTCGAGGCCCCCCAGGCGGTCGACGCGATCGAGGCGGGGGACCTGCTCTCGATCGACATGCGGGCGGGGACGCTCCGGAACCGGACGAAGGGGACGGAGTACCGGATCGTCCCGGTCCCCCCCTTCATGCAGGAGCTGGTCTCGGCGGGGGGGCTGTTGAACTACACGGTCGCCCGGAGGAAGGGGGCCTCTTCGCGATGA
- a CDS encoding 3-isopropylmalate dehydratase large subunit has protein sequence MGMTLTEKILARHAGKDTVEPGELILAGVDLALGNDVTSPIAIEAFRKLGIREVFDRERIALVPDHFTPNKDIRSAEQAKTMREFAKEFGIVHYFEVGRMGIEHVLLPDEGLVVPGDLVIGADSHTCTYGALCAFSTGVGSTDLAAAMISGEVWLKVPESMRVVLNGRPGKWVEGKDVILHIIGRIGVDGALYRAMEYAGDGLSALPMAWRFTISNMAIEAGAKNGIFPFDETTRAYSDGRGRRPYAVVEADRDARYADEFSVDLGALEPQVAFPHLPENTRPLSRVGNVPIDQVVVGSCTNGRIEDLRSAAGVLRGRKVHEGVRMLVFPATQEIYLQAMREGLMEIFVEAGGVFSTPTCGPCLGGHMGILAKGERAVATTNRNFVGRMGHPESEVYLANPAVAAASAVLGRIGSPDEIR, from the coding sequence ATGGGCATGACGCTCACCGAGAAGATCCTCGCGAGGCACGCGGGGAAGGACACCGTTGAACCGGGGGAGCTGATCCTCGCCGGGGTCGACCTGGCGCTCGGCAACGACGTCACCAGTCCCATCGCCATCGAGGCATTCCGGAAACTGGGAATCCGGGAAGTGTTCGACCGGGAGCGGATCGCCCTGGTCCCGGACCACTTCACCCCGAACAAGGACATCCGCTCGGCCGAGCAGGCCAAGACGATGCGGGAGTTCGCGAAAGAGTTCGGGATCGTCCATTACTTCGAGGTGGGGCGGATGGGGATCGAGCATGTCCTGCTGCCGGACGAGGGGCTGGTGGTTCCCGGCGATCTCGTGATCGGCGCCGACAGCCACACCTGCACCTACGGGGCCCTCTGCGCCTTTTCCACGGGGGTCGGCTCCACCGACCTCGCCGCCGCCATGATCTCGGGGGAGGTGTGGCTCAAGGTCCCCGAGTCGATGCGGGTCGTGCTGAACGGCCGGCCGGGGAAGTGGGTGGAGGGGAAGGACGTCATCCTCCACATCATCGGAAGGATCGGGGTGGACGGGGCCCTCTACCGGGCGATGGAGTATGCCGGGGACGGCCTTTCGGCCCTGCCGATGGCCTGGCGCTTCACCATCTCGAACATGGCGATCGAGGCGGGGGCGAAAAACGGGATCTTCCCCTTCGACGAAACGACCCGCGCCTATTCCGACGGGAGGGGCCGGCGACCCTATGCGGTCGTCGAGGCCGACCGGGACGCCCGCTACGCCGACGAGTTCTCCGTGGACCTGGGGGCGCTGGAGCCGCAGGTCGCCTTCCCCCACCTTCCGGAGAACACCCGCCCCCTCTCCCGGGTGGGGAACGTGCCGATCGACCAGGTGGTCGTCGGGTCCTGCACGAACGGCCGGATCGAGGACCTGCGCAGCGCGGCCGGCGTGCTGCGGGGGCGGAAGGTCCACGAGGGGGTGCGGATGCTGGTCTTTCCCGCGACCCAGGAGATCTATCTCCAGGCGATGCGGGAGGGGCTGATGGAGATCTTCGTGGAGGCCGGGGGGGTCTTCTCCACCCCCACCTGCGGCCCCTGCCTCGGCGGGCACATGGGGATCCTCGCCAAGGGCGAGCGGGCGGTCGCCACGACGAACCGCAATTTCGTGGGGCGGATGGGGCACCCCGAGAGCGAGGTCTACCTCGCGAACCCGGCGGTGGCCGCGGCGTCGGCGGTCCTCGGCCGGATCGGGAGTCCGGACGAGATCCGCTGA
- a CDS encoding CDP-diacylglycerol--serine O-phosphatidyltransferase: protein MRRRERRTDGIGRGIYILPNLITSGSLFAGFYSIAATYTGQFERAATAILIGVVLDGLDGRVARMTRTTTQFGVEYDSLADLVSFGVAPAFLVYGWALSRFGRWGWLAAFLYLICGALRLARFNVQVSTVEKGHFKGLPIPAAATFVASMILLFYYFGGSGGFKHVAVLLTIYVLAFLMISTVRFHSFKDLEPFRRRPFNTLVVFIFLALLLAAEPQVMIFLFASGYILSGPVGELAGAIRRRREKHRESEKRIHGHDAHREDPREARGEGHR from the coding sequence GTGAGGAGAAGGGAGCGCCGGACGGACGGGATCGGCCGCGGGATCTACATCCTGCCCAACCTGATCACGTCGGGCTCGCTGTTCGCCGGGTTCTACTCGATCGCGGCGACCTATACCGGGCAGTTTGAGCGGGCGGCGACCGCGATCCTCATCGGGGTCGTGCTGGACGGGCTCGACGGCCGGGTCGCCCGGATGACCCGGACCACCACGCAGTTCGGGGTGGAATACGACTCCCTGGCCGACCTGGTCTCCTTCGGGGTCGCGCCGGCCTTCCTGGTCTACGGGTGGGCCCTCTCCCGCTTCGGGCGGTGGGGCTGGCTCGCGGCCTTCCTCTACCTGATCTGCGGGGCGCTGCGCCTGGCCCGGTTCAACGTGCAGGTGAGCACGGTCGAGAAGGGGCACTTCAAGGGGCTGCCGATCCCGGCCGCCGCGACCTTCGTCGCGTCGATGATCCTGCTCTTCTACTATTTCGGGGGGTCGGGCGGGTTCAAGCACGTCGCGGTGCTGCTGACCATCTACGTGCTGGCCTTCCTGATGATCAGCACCGTCAGGTTCCACAGCTTCAAGGACCTCGAACCGTTCCGGCGCAGGCCGTTCAACACGCTCGTCGTGTTCATTTTCCTCGCCCTCCTGCTGGCCGCCGAACCGCAGGTGATGATCTTCCTGTTCGCGTCGGGCTACATCCTCTCCGGGCCGGTGGGGGAGCTGGCGGGGGCGATCCGCAGGCGCCGGGAAAAACACCGGGAAAGCGAGAAGCGGATCCATGGGCATGACGCTCACCGAGAAGATCCTCGCGAGGCACGCGGGGAAGGACACCGTTGA
- a CDS encoding tRNA pseudouridine(38-40) synthase TruA: MRRMKLTIAYDGTAYSGFQMQPYGPTIQSVMEEALGRLLQEKVRLRAAGRTDAGVHARAQVVDFADAGRRDAETILRGGNALLPPDIRILSAEEVPPSFDARGDAKAKEYRYFLHLHPVPSPFLLRYAWHLGRPLDLPAMREGLGHLVGEHDFSAFRGQGCTAKRTVRKIFRAELDSRSSTLWVLSVTGSGFLRHMVRVIAGTLAEVGTGRIAPGKVPSILASGDRRQAGPTAPAPGLFLWRVAYGEDPFSLDAGGDVGSNIFFDFEGESSHR; encoded by the coding sequence ATGCGGCGGATGAAGCTCACGATCGCGTACGACGGGACCGCCTACAGCGGTTTCCAGATGCAGCCGTACGGGCCGACGATCCAGTCGGTGATGGAGGAGGCGCTCGGCCGCCTGCTCCAGGAAAAGGTCCGGCTGCGTGCGGCGGGGAGGACCGACGCCGGCGTCCATGCCCGGGCGCAGGTGGTCGACTTTGCGGACGCCGGCCGCCGGGACGCGGAAACGATCCTGCGGGGAGGGAATGCCCTGCTTCCTCCGGACATCCGGATCCTCTCCGCCGAGGAGGTTCCCCCCTCCTTCGACGCCCGGGGCGACGCGAAGGCGAAGGAGTACCGGTACTTCCTACACCTGCACCCCGTCCCCTCCCCGTTCCTGCTGCGGTACGCCTGGCACCTGGGAAGGCCGCTGGACCTTCCGGCCATGCGGGAGGGGCTGGGGCACCTGGTGGGAGAGCACGACTTCTCCGCTTTCCGGGGGCAGGGCTGCACCGCGAAGCGCACGGTGCGGAAGATCTTCCGGGCGGAGCTCGATTCCCGTTCTTCCACACTCTGGGTCCTCTCGGTCACCGGAAGCGGCTTCCTGCGGCACATGGTCCGCGTCATCGCAGGCACCCTGGCGGAGGTGGGGACCGGGAGGATCGCCCCGGGGAAGGTGCCGTCGATCCTGGCCTCGGGGGACCGGAGGCAGGCCGGCCCCACCGCGCCTGCTCCCGGGTTGTTCCTGTGGCGCGTGGCGTACGGGGAGGATCCTTTTTCCCTTGACGCCGGAGGGGACGTGGGGTCTAATATCTTCTTTGATTTCGAGGGGGAAAGTTCGCACAGATGA
- a CDS encoding 50S ribosomal protein L13 yields MKTTVFFTREQADQVWHLVDAKDKVLGRIATRVADLLRGKHKPTFTPNADIGDFVIVVNADKVRLTGRKMTGKTYYRHSGYMGGLKATTPEKVLSSKHPERLVEWAVRGMLPKTRLGDRLFTKLKVYAGPDHPHEAQCPRPLNVAE; encoded by the coding sequence ATGAAGACGACCGTATTTTTTACGAGAGAGCAGGCGGACCAGGTCTGGCACCTGGTCGATGCGAAGGACAAGGTGCTGGGCCGTATCGCCACCCGCGTGGCGGATCTCCTGCGGGGGAAGCACAAGCCGACCTTCACGCCAAACGCCGACATCGGGGATTTCGTCATCGTGGTGAACGCCGACAAGGTGCGGCTCACCGGGCGGAAAATGACGGGGAAAACCTACTACAGGCACTCCGGCTACATGGGGGGGCTCAAGGCGACCACCCCCGAGAAGGTGCTCTCGTCGAAGCACCCGGAGCGCCTGGTGGAATGGGCGGTGCGCGGCATGCTGCCGAAGACCCGCCTGGGGGACCGGCTCTTTACCAAGCTCAAGGTGTACGCGGGCCCGGACCATCCCCACGAGGCCCAGTGCCCCCGGCCCCTGAACGTAGCCGAATAG